The genome window ggtcagcattgcgctcgcaacAGCAATGTCTTTGAAAATACTTCAAAAATTCCAGTTTTCCAGTCCACGTTCATCCATcataaaataatgcaagtacttGCAACTTTCAGGAATAATAATATCTCCGAAACAAATGTTAGACTTAAAATTGCCAGAAGGATTTGCAGCTCCGACGTAGCCTTGCGGACCACCCTTTAAAAAATGAGGCTTGAATTGGACCCATGGAACAATGAAAAAAGATGGTGTTGTATTTTCTGTTGCACTTACCACCAGTGCCATCTTGACCAGGGTGCCACTCAATGTGATCCGCCTAACTTGCTTCTGTCCTTTATAACTTATGACTCGGTTAGGGTTTTGGACCGTCGTAACATCGGTCTCGTCAACATTCTAAATTTTTCCAGGTTCAAACATTAGTTCGGTTGAACGCTGTAGCTCGTTGAAAACTCATCGCTTCCGGTTTCCGTATGGCGAGCATAGGATGACGCTTTttgtcttattaaaatcggtttactatctatctgtccgtcacacgcatttttctcggagacgggtgtaacgattgacactaaatttggtagaaaagcgggaactgtgaacgctcacgtatatagtgagttacatccttttacggcgATTGTCCTAACAAGACTTGTTgcgctgatgaagggaacaagcggttcccgaaatatcggtatttgcaaaaataaaaatatcaacactagcgaataagaaaaaacaagttttgttATTTCAAAGGTTACACTGATATATCTACCTTGTTCAAACAATGATAACTCAGTGGGCAATCCAGTCCCAACACGCCCTAAAGTGACGACATCAGAATCTGAACTCAGTGTAAATTACCAAGTATCTCAATGAACACATTAACGTTTTATAGtaataataactaaaaaaaaaagcatGTAAAGCAGAAGTGAATCTTAAAGTCCTTATTCCTTTGAAATCATTTCAGATCTCGTCAAATTCTCGCTACAGTCACAAGCCACCAACGAAATTATGCTAGCGGCGAAACGAAACAGGAACCAGTTCAACAGGAAGTCGAGCAGAcagaaaacgagaaaaaactTGCAACCGAAATTGAATCATTGACAAAAAATGTGCAAGAACTCAAAGAGAAAAACGAGGAGCTTTTGGATAAATACAAACGAGCATTGGCTGATGGGGAAAATCTGCGAGTGCGTCTAACAAAACAAATTGAAGATGCAAAAATTTTCGGCATTCAAAGCTTCTGCAAGGACTTACTGGAAGTAGCAGATATTTTAGGTTCGGCGACAGATGCTGTGCCGAAAAGTGAGGTAAGTTACTTGACCACTAATCAGGTTTCAGAAATAATCAATTTCTCTTTCCTATTTTCAGGTAACAGATAAAAACCCGCATCTGAAGAATCTCTACGAAGGTCTGTCAATGACTCGAGCATCATTGATGCAGGTTTTCACACGGCACGGTCTGGAGCAAGTGAATCCAATCAATGAGAAATTTGATCCCAATTTACACGAAGCTCTGTTCCAAAAGGTTCGAATTTCTCAGTACTTTTATATCATAACAAACTTGCTTATCCGCCCTTTCCAATATTTGCAGGAGGCACCCGGCGTAGCGCCCAACACAGTTGTGGAAGTTAGCAAAATTGGCTACAAACTGAAGACACGTTGCATACGGCCCGCTTTAGTCGGGGTATCGAAGAATTCATAGTAATATGTTCACCTTTAATTTTTTCCCGACACACAAAACAAAACACACATCCTAAAAtcttttataatatattatagtcCCTTGAGTGCTGGTGATATGACTGAGAGTGTTGCAAAGAAGTAGCTGATGAAGAGAGACATAGAAGAAGAGTGTGGGGAAGAACGTTGTTTTTTTATGTTCCTCCTCCCacatgaatttttttcattttttgttttttgttcatttttcctaATTGAAAGAATGTTGAAATATTTAGGCATTTACCGGTCGAGTAGGGTCGAGCTGAAAGCATTACGTGTAACACTAGAGTTCAACAGTAAGAACTTAAAATTCTCAACTGAATACAGAGCTTTAAATTTTATTGTATGAAGCTGATATGAGGAGAATATGTTTAAAACAGAAATAAGACCTTTGACTGTGGTGTGAAGATATCGGATAATATCGTGTGCATAATGTACATCAGCCCGAATTGTTATTGAGACAAcatgtttttattgttttctcgGAAAACGTAATAAAATTCATGCGTTTTGTATTTTAAGTGCTTTTGTTTATGAATAATTTATGAAATCTTTAGGAATCACAGGAAAAGAATACTGTAGGATAACAGAAAGGAAAGATGGGGTTCAATGGGCTATCGCATGCTTCGTTGGCCATCGATGATTATTTGATTAGTTTGCAACTCTCTACTGTTCGAATATTTCCTTCTGGTTGCAATTAAGGATGGCTACTTCAAGGGCTACTTGCTCGTATTGCTGCATGTAGCACTTACTCAAAAGCAATGAGTCTTAGGCTCAGGGTTGTGTTTGGAAAATAACGGACAATCAGTGTTTGAAAAATAACGGGCAATCGGATGGACTTCAATATTACTTGTAAAAGTATAACAAACATCAGTGCTCAACACCACGATTAACTTTATGAAGTAGGACTCAGTTGCGCCTAGGGAGAAGTTCGACCAATTAGAAAATCGCAGAGGCAATGATGAAGAATCACATAAATCAAAAATGTTCTACTTACTTCTGTCACTATCCATTCAGCTGATATTGATCGCTTCCAATCTATAAAAGATGCAACACACAGATCGAGGACGAAATTTTTCTGTGTTCTCGCATTCAGACCATCTGCAACAAGGGATTGGGTTTACAGTCCTGCGAAGTTGGTCTACTATCCAACGTATCAAATATAAACTGTAAGTTGACTGAGCTGAAAACCGACGCAATGTGGCTTCAGATGAGgcataaaaattataatacgaATGACCACCGTATGTGGGACCGACAGTGTTCAATTATCATCGAGGGTCCTGGGCTACTTCATATTTCACCTAATTGCAATCTGAAACAACCTTTTAACTATCAAAGATCACAGCATCCCAACGAGCACCATCTGGTCATCATACTCCGGTTTCGTCATGCCATCTGAAATCAATAAATCATCGCAAACCTTACTGGATGTCGTCGACAGCACATGTTATACCACCAATTTCAAGAAGCTCAGCGCATTCATTACAGGAGCAACTTGTCAATCAAAAACTTTCTGAATTACTCAACGAGCCTCAAAATACCAGTCGAAATCATTACGCAGTTGGATACTTTGCATTGGCACTAATCCTAATCACCATCGGCTTCATTATCAGACAATCAACAAGGAGGCGCCACAGTCACAGTATATCTCTCAGTCAGTCAGTTATCGGGACCATCGCAGGTTAGAGAAACTTACTTTAGAGCTTAGCAATCAAATTAGAGAACTTCAGTAGGAAAATGAAATCCTCAAGAGAATATCACATGTTAGTTCGCTCTCAGGGAAGTGCCAACAGGATACAACACAGTTAAAGAAAAACTGATTGGAGGAACTGACTTTATCTTGCAAACAAGAGCGCCTGAGAAAAGAAAGGCAGATTCGTCACCAGAAATTATTAGGCAAGGCGCTGTGTccattttcggtcacgctgctccgcatGTCAGAGGTGAGACAGTCTCTGAAGAGATGCCTCTTCCCTGGTGATGAAATCGTCAGTAATTTCTGAACTTCTCCGTTCTAAGTCATGCAGGTTTCCTAAAGGCTCTATTCGTAGCTAAAATGAAATTACATTGTAGCCACAGTAGCGATAATAGCGAATGCTATACACTTTCCTTGTTCAACTGTACAAAATCCAACGATAATCTGCGCTTCCTTGGATTTGTGCTAGTCATCAGTAACCACTGGTGATGGAGAGCAAGCAAACAGCATCCTCTCGAACTCCGTCGAAATATTCGTATATACCAGTTACAGATATGCATCGCCTAACATACCTGCCCCAAAAAAAGTTTTATGCTAACTAGCGGTTTTGATCGTGGAGCAGAGCTTTGCCCTGCAAAGTACCATGAGAAAGTAGGATGGGTGCTAATGATGGGAAGATTTCTAAAATTGGGACTGAGAGAAGTTACTCGTGAAATAGACTACTCTACCCTAAGGATCAACAAGGCGGTTCTGGTATTGGAGTGCTAGAAGTAGTTGAGGACAGAGTTCGTAGAAGATGCTCTCTAACGAACTCGATTTTAATGGTGTGGGTAATGAGTAGGTTGGGATGGGGTTTACACTTGGTCAAGAAGTTAAGAGCATGAGGGACAGGGAAAAGATGTCCCTCCACATTTTTGGCGATAAATGAGTATTTCCGTGGATCGTTTTGGATTTCTAGGGATTTAGGAATAGCTTCGGTCGGCGATAAACAAGGAGAAGAAATTAGCGAAAAGGAAAAAGGCTATCAAACCCGAGTTTGCAAGAGACTGATCTGAAGTgcctcttgccacgaagcctcaccgggaGTTAtgtggtactatgggaaccgggatgactTTCTGAGAGCATACTCTaaaggagaattcctggggtaTATGTTCtgggcccggttatttgcaggTGGCtctcttgtgggagtttcatggtggttgtgcccatatcgcgagcagagctccttgcgGACTTAAGCGTGGAGTTGCAATTTGCAATTCGGGAGCGCACCCCTTAGTTGGGGCAGAGATGTCAAATCGCTATTGCTgggccagtcatggcggggttctgattttagtctccaaatcaatccatgttcgaagaggaccgtgggattatggcTACATGGTACATAcgcacgttaaacccccaataCCACCGCGTGGTTTGGGATTCCCGGCGTTCTAGGAAGTTAAGTATTAGCTTGCAGAAGTGTAAATGGAAGTTTAGGATCTCAGAAAACTAAAAGGTGGTTCATACTGCCATACGGAACCGAAACCCTCCCTGATATCGAGGAGACCGGCTATTGCGGAAGTATTCGGTTTATATCCAGAAGAATTTAGACAGGTTTGCAAACTGGAAGTCGTTGTTGGTATAACAGTACCCGTCTATGTGGGATTTCATGATCCACTGGAAGAATTTGGCGGAGGAGGATAGGATCGGGATAGTCATGCAGCTGCCGGGagttttttgatgttttttttttggatattgGGACAATGCGATAACCCTTCCAGTCGACGGAAAACTGGGGCGTTGCAGAGGTAGGGGTTGAGGACTCGTGCTGATTTACCAAGGAAGGAAGAATGACGTGAAAGAGAGATGGGCTCGTTAACCTCGTTTTTAAAACGCTGCTCGTGGAGATAGATGGTACAGCAGTGGAAGGAGTACAGGAGGAAGTGGTCTGCTAGGATGTTCACATTTTCGGGCAGAGCGATGTATTGGGGATGAATGGTATATTGTTGGGAAGGCGGGGATAGGCGTTTCTGAACACCCAATATGTGGCAATGTTCAGCTCAGTGTTGACGAGGCTATTGTAGAGCGACCAGATTTCATCTTGGAGGTGTGGAAagaatatctatttctaaatagtcaCCACCGAAGGGtgttcttttatttgatatcttcAAAAATATCACTGGGGTGGGCGATTAGACTGCGGTAATTGAAGGAACGGGTTCAGTTCGTCGATAGTCAATGGTATCGGTGGAGACGTAAGAGAGgttgtaattttaatttgagaGCTGCATTTATGCGTTTCCAGTTAGCTTTCTGGAGGCCAGGGACTGATGCCACGTTGGGGCGTATAGCCCTGCCGGGAAATTGAATCTAGAGGATTATGGACGGTTTTAAGGGAAGGGAAAGTGGGATGGGGGAATTGTAGATGACAGTAACATTACTGCTGAGACGAGGAAATGGTCGAGGTAGGAGTGGGGGTACTCCTtgttgaagatgaagaaaactGGATTATGGTGCAGCAGTGGAGTGGACAGTGGACATGTGTCTAGTGCCAATTATAAGAATCTAGGATTTGGCGGGAGGCGCAGAAAGAAAGGCAGTAGATGGACACTACAAAGACTGTAAAATACGCAAGAGATAATGGTGAATTCAGTAGAATTGAAATTGTTTGGAGGTGGGAAATGTTGTAAGGACAGTAATTTGTCGGATATAAGAATGGTCGTGCCACGTTGCTGGGGATTGGGTTAAGGTCGGGTTGTacggaaaagtttgaaaaaaaagttgtaTCTATAATTCGATCTGGTTTCACACAGAATAACTATGTTGGGTTTATGTTCGCCCGTCGAATTTGTGCCTGCAAGCCCGGCTGATAATGGAGTTGATGTCTAACTCCATTGTCATAAAGTCTATTGCGACTTCCTGGCGAACCCGCTAAAGTCAGGGTCAGAAGCGGTTTGCACGACATCTGCGCAGGACACGGATGTTAGTGTGGGCGCTGGTgaagcagcgtttgatgagattGCTCCTGCCCTGCGATCAATAGCGTCAGCCAGCATAAGTTTTTTTTCTTACTATTGATTATACgctcaactcatcagacgctgcctcacctctgccctgggagcaccgtgaccgaagtggttaccaggtggtatttgctcccttttattaattcaaaaacacgtcaaATTCGCTTTGTAAAATTTTTAGGCCTAAGTCGGCcgaaactaaactaaaattttgtttaaggaacgaatcgcctctgccctgaacgacaccgcaagtcataaatttcgcaacttgggtgcttgtccaaggatgagggttccgtggaccacaaccgtgaaagcatgttgctttccaactggtccggtccgcctttaagtggatggcggtcttaggaatccctcgattcttaaacaaaatggtaataaactattattaactttatttgtgcagatatcggaatgggatttatttttaggcctaaatgcattactgtgattttttcagattttttggtagagtaggttctgagaacgagacctgtttctctttttggggcacacattttgagccctatgtcctctatgtttcacccggtaTCGGAACTAAGATTACTttctgaaagtactaaccaaacgCTTTTatttgactatattcggtgataaAAAaaacatcttctcaccaaatttcgggacaatccgttcagccgtttccgaataaatcgggacacacagacagacaggcggacagagagacagacagatattgaaccgattttaataaggtcttgtttcacacaaaatcttaaaaatctgGTCCTTTTCTTGAATAGCAAAATATCTATCTAATTTGGTTTAACTTTTTATTTCAGACCCCTAAAGAAACTCCGCTCGGGAGGAATCATCCCTTATCCACCCCTCGATTTTGTATTCGGAATTTTCCAACTGTATCCCGGAAACTTTTTGAGTTCTGAATTGATCAATTAGCTTCAGTGGAGACCATACGTAGGATACTCGCATTCCTTTCTTGACGGTTTCAATGAGTTATAAGCAGTTGTATTCCAAAGTGTAAATTGTTCCTGTTACTGAGTGAAATCTTGAAATTTAGAAGTCGTTGGATCTGAAAAGTCTAATTTTATCCTCTGTGTGAACGGTTGGAGCGGAAGCATTCAAAGTATTAGATGTATAACTTTCCTTCGacgttttttctcaaaatttaaggcgttattttcaaaaattgttagtACATTTATGATTGAAAGTATTGTCCATTGCTGACCACTACTTTTTCCCATCTATCCAGTAGCAAACGAATCCCGCACCGCGAAAGGACTCGTCACTCTTTGAGGCGATCCAATTTTTCACTTCACCGTAAGAACCGAAGTGCTGATCGGCCAGCTCATGCACTGCTGATCGGAAAAGGTAATCAGACGGAACAATGTcaggagagtacggcgggtggggtagaaCTTCCATTTCAGCGTTTCCAAGTACGTTTTCACTGGTCGCGCTACATTGTCATACAGCAAAATCACGTGCTATTCTTCGAACTAAGACTGTTAAGTGTCCGCCGAAAATGCATCAGTTGAGTTCGATATTTTTCGCCTATAATGGTTCTAGTAGCTCGCAGTAAACAACACCGGGCTGGTCTCACAAAATTTAAAGCCGTAAAATATTGGGTCTGGCTGCCAATGTGGAAGCTTGGTCGGGCAAACCCCATGATTTTCTGCGTTTTGGATTATTGAAGGGATTCCATTTTTCGTCTCCAGCTACGACACGGTGCAGAAATCACTTCCGTCGTTGCTTTTGGAGCAGCAGACAAATGTCGATCAACGTCCCTCAGCTAAAGCCATCTATCGAAAAACGGCGGAAGCAAAGCTATACACCTAATATAACGTAAATGAAATATAaatgaagacaatatctaaatcTGTAGTAAAATATGTATTTTCTGAGGTGAATATGTGCCAAAACATTTGtctttttaatataaaatacaaaagcacattttcctGCTTAGACTAAATCTAAACCAACTTTCTTGGATTGGATCAAAACAACCATTGACCGACCCTGGCGGCTTGACTTGACTTGATTATTCAGATTAACAATAATTAATTTGTAGCTGTGCCGGTGCAAGTGCAATTACGATTATTTCAAAAATCCATTCATCGTTAAATTGAGCAACAGCTTCAGGGGCAATTATTCGGCCATAATTTACTTATCGTCAGCCGGAATATCGTACAGTCCACATTCCCGGTTAGCTGGAACGGCTTGGTCTGAAAAAGATCGCATTAGATTCGTCATTTTTTTGTCTATAACGAACATTTGGCCAGTCCAGACGTACCTATCATTTTCGGTTTGGGCAAATTCAGGTTCTCCATGATATCCACAAACGCTTCGATGTCTTTTGTCAGCCGAGGGTTGTACGTTTTCTCCTCAATTACGGTACTGGCTAGTTGTCCTCTGCAAAAAAAAGTGCAATAAGTAATTCATGGGGTTTTTCTTGTTGGGCCATTTCACCAAAAAGTAACTGATTTGTTAATAAGTTTAGCCCATGCCCACCTGTAGTCATGAGCCGGATACACTTGGAAATTATCTGGCAACGAAAAAATTCTGTCATGAACGGAGTTGTACAAAGTCCGCGAGTTGCCCTCTTGGAAGTCGGTGCGTCCACAGCCCCGAATCAGAAGCGCATCCCCGGTGAAGACGAGCCCCTGTTCGTGCACAATAAACGACATGCATCCATTTGTGTGGCCGGGCGTGGCCACGGCTTCGATCTGGTGCCGTCCAAATTGTACTTTTTCGTTATCGCTTAGATGTCTGTCGGCCTTGGCGCCACTGGCTTCCGAGATAACACTCAACGTACCGGGCAACAGTTGTTTCAAGTAGCCAGTGCCAGTTATGTGGTCGGCGTGCATGTGAGTGTTCACTGTGGGTGATTAATTGCTTGTAAGTGGCCCTGACAGTTGGATAAATGCGTTGCGCATACTTACTTGCATATTTTAATGTCAGTCCAAGATCCTTGATGAGCTGTGCATCCCGTTTGCCGTGCTCCACAACTGGGTCGATCAGCACTGCCTCCTTCGTCTCGGTATCTGCCAGCAAATACgtgtaggtgctgctctttgTGTCGAATAGCTGGAGAAAGTGCGACACTTTCACTATCATTTCAAATGAAACAGATAAAAACGCGGCTCTCACCTGCCTGAAGAAGAAATCCTCGGAGAATGGAATAAGCTTGGGAGTCACCATACTTGTGAACGTAGCAATCCTATAACGCGTAGCAAGCGGGGCCGAACTAGACTTCACAAACGCAGCGACAATACTGCGACCAACAGAAACCGATTTGAGCATGATTTTTAATTAACCTGGGACCAGAGAGCTGTTTGCCCACTTAATGACGGTGGCAGGTCGTTGCTTTACTATTGATTTTAAGATAATGATATCGGGGTGGATGTAAACGTCCCACTGATAATCGTCTAATGCGGTCGTCCGGACTGGCAGCGTGAATAATTTGGTAAAAGCGCTTCAGGCCCGTCATTCTCGGTCGGGTCTCGTGTGGAGGATCGACCTTCGCCTTCGTTTTCAATGTTTACATGTTTGACAGTCGCGGGGTGGTCAGCTGGGGGACAGCTGTTGGATTAAGGCTATAGCACAATGGACATAATAGATTCAGATTTATTTGTTGAGCAAAGAAACAGAAATACATGTAcggtataaaaaatatatataactaCGTATTAACTTGAAAGCTTAAGCGTAATCTGCGGGAATATCCGGCGTAGCCGGTTACATGATATAAAGTGAAAAAGTGGTGAATGTCAATGCTCATTTGACGTAGCATGTGCTTGAACCTAAGAATAATTTAGAACTTACAACTAAATAAACGGATAGCACAAAACAACAGGAAATAGTACTCCATACTGGAAAACGTGATAGCAACCCGAGAAAGGACTACCGCGCATAAACAGTGACCAAAGACGGGAGGGATGAAAACGACTGTGGGATTGTGGAACCTAATTGATAGAAGGAGGCACCTTAATTCAGGGGagaagtttagtttagttaactgcagggagcactcaggtcattgtactatcctcgtaaGTTGCCGATTCAATGGCTTCcagcctacggcgttcgcaggctttagcgaatcttagaacattttccagagggAGAGAGTgtccagattcttcattgaaaaaaccttgtcaaggtgtcttcgtctgagatctgaggatgctgggcagctgcataaagattgcagggccgtctcctcctcctcctcatattggctgcactaccccaatctttttcatatggtagtttaaggagcagtgtccagTTAAaggcctactagggttttcatgtcccacttcttaagggacaacaaaaatgccgctctagtggccctaggctccttcaggatttctgatattgttcctggatatgatgcttccacgttaacttggagtcgaaatgtactcctaagtacttgactgtttgtgtcagctggatttccgcccctgctaaggtaggtagcgtatagctacctgacgttcctagtaaacataactagtccagtcttcctagatttcaccgtgagtccattgcggaggcaccaactgtgcatttcatgcagagttgcattcaagcggtcacatactgtgtctgcaaacttgccggtaattattacggctaggtcgtccgcaaatggttgcacgaagacttttttgtcctccaggagctacagcagggtatccattatccTGGGGAGAAGTTAATATTTGCAGATATCACATATTGTACAGGCTAATTGATGCTGATAGACTTAATCTAAACTAGGTCAAAtatgactctgaccaatgtgcgactccagataaaagcagcaggatcatttttgaggccattcaacatcaacaacgatctaagacaagggatgccttatcatgcgtcctctttaatttggCCCTGGAGAatgtgattcgcgatgcaggtgtaaatgcgaggggcacccTCCCctgcaagtccacccaacaactggtctacgctgaccatattgacgtcatgggaagaacaacccgagatgtacagtctaccttcatccagatcgagcaggtggtaattggcgcgagatctcggggagcacattaatgaaggcaagacgaagtacatagtggcaacgtcaacgtcaaaaaccaaagaacgaacaacatggaatcgaactggtcaaacgaacgcaatgaagataggagactacaactttgatgccgttgaaaatttctcctacctagggtcgaaaatcacaaccgaaaacagcttcttctttttcttcagccttagtcccgttcacaagccgggTCGGGTCTTCGTGATCtatttcgctatttggctctatcgaatgcctgatctgggtgcaatctcgaggtttttaaatccccatccagcgtatcaagccatcgttgtttcggcctgccttttggttgtttactatcaacttcgatgttcagaccaatcttggcaagtgaattctctttggcacgaattgcgtgaccataccatcgaagacgcctctctcgcaacttttccacgatcggtgcaaccccataacgatcgcggatatcctcatttcggatgtgatcaaaacgtgtcacgccactagtccaacgtaacatcttcatctccattaccgcaagacaccgttcattgtcttttatagtcggccaacagtcagaaccatagagagcgacaggacgaacgacattgcggtaaattttagatttgagacgttcgttgatacgtcgatcacaaaggacaccagttgtggaacgccacttcatccaggttgcgttaatgcgcgaagcaacttcataatgcagttctccattggttgatagcgttgaccacaggtggggcagatcactgccgctggtggtgattgtgcctgtttcatggggatcggtagtcaaaaattcagttttgtttagattcaatctg of Hermetia illucens chromosome 4, iHerIll2.2.curated.20191125, whole genome shotgun sequence contains these proteins:
- the LOC119655746 gene encoding grpE protein homolog, mitochondrial, with the protein product MTSITFPCLLLANRLPSLVRNGLNSRSRQILATVTSHQRNYASGETKQEPVQQEVEQTENEKKLATEIESLTKNVQELKEKNEELLDKYKRALADGENLRVRLTKQIEDAKIFGIQSFCKDLLEVADILGSATDAVPKSEVTDKNPHLKNLYEGLSMTRASLMQVFTRHGLEQVNPINEKFDPNLHEALFQKEAPGVAPNTVVEVSKIGYKLKTRCIRPALVGVSKNS
- the LOC119655921 gene encoding persulfide dioxygenase ETHE1, mitochondrial, yielding MLKSVSVGRSIVAAFVKSSSAPLATRYRIATFTSMVTPKLIPFSEDFFFRQLFDTKSSTYTYLLADTETKEAVLIDPVVEHGKRDAQLIKDLGLTLKYAMNTHMHADHITGTGYLKQLLPGTLSVISEASGAKADRHLSDNEKVQFGRHQIEAVATPGHTNGCMSFIVHEQGLVFTGDALLIRGCGRTDFQEGNSRTLYNSVHDRIFSLPDNFQVYPAHDYRGQLASTVIEEKTYNPRLTKDIEAFVDIMENLNLPKPKMIDQAVPANRECGLYDIPADDK